From the genome of Brachionichthys hirsutus isolate HB-005 chromosome 9, CSIRO-AGI_Bhir_v1, whole genome shotgun sequence:
tgtataaagataccaagaacaatttagaaccttttgatgatgatccaggaattttaaaatatattaccttttttaaagtaaaatacCTTTTAGTAATGATACAAGTAAAAGACATTTTAGAGACTCGTGTTGTATAAAAGAAATCTTTATTTACATCTAGTCACCAGGCTGATGTTGCAGTTCCAGTCTTTAGTCCATAGCTCACAGAGGAACCATTTCGTAACTgttagcattaaaaaaataaaataaaataagaaaaactgaTTCACTTAACGTCCATGTGTTCAGTCTGAGGAAGAATATGGTAATGTGAGGGTTGAGTTTTAGAAGGCCAGCTTCTTCATGAGGAGGTAGACTCTGGAATCGACCTCAAAGCCATGAAGGTTATTGGCATCTCCTTGTAGCCTCATGAGAAGGCCGCCGTAGGACACGTAGGCCGAGCTTAAAGAAGGAACACACCAAAACAACTCGGTTCAagtttttacacacacacacctttttgcTTACCAACCTAAAGACTTCCCCTCGCAATCATAAACGACTGTTGGGTGAGACATCAATGCCCCGCCGATAACCAACAACAAACGACATGCAGTGTACGTCACTCACAGGCGTGTGGCTGCTTCTGTTGAAGTCTCATCTCCCTCGATCTTGTAAACCTTTCCGTACATCACGTAATCAAACTGATCCGCTCTAGAAACACAAATAACTTTAAACAACAGCATAAATCTAAGACAGTAAATATTTCAGGGAATAATTACACCAGCAATGTCTGCACAAACTGGATTCTTCTGTTTACTTTTCACTAAATGTCATTTGTGAGTCCATAAATGACATTCCTGTAAATATGGTGATGTTGCCTTCTTCATTTTATGAATCGCAAATGTTTTACCTCGATGGTCGGTCATCCTGGGGATTGTACTCTCCATCATCCGGCGTTCCATCTTCATATAACGTGCTGGCAATAACCAGTCTGAACTTGTCACCTTCATGAAatggacaaatacaaacaagGGACTTTGTGTTGCAGATTTAATTAATCCCcagtttggatttttttttattaatcgcacacacacacacacagtatggtTTAGTATATGAACTGAATTTTGATTGGCTCTTAAACATTATATGGACTcctatttttaatatataaacaAACAATGACAAAAAAGATT
Proteins encoded in this window:
- the polr2h gene encoding DNA-directed RNA polymerases I, II, and III subunit RPABC3, with product MAGILFEDIFDVKDIDPDGKKFDRVSRLHCESESFKMDLILDVNIQIYPVDLGDKFRLVIASTLYEDGTPDDGEYNPQDDRPSRADQFDYVMYGKVYKIEGDETSTEAATRLSAYVSYGGLLMRLQGDANNLHGFEVDSRVYLLMKKLAF